From the genome of Rarobacter incanus, one region includes:
- a CDS encoding DNA translocase FtsK codes for MASSSSTRNPRKGSAAPKAPAAGAKRAASAAKIPAQQAPTGQDQHRAPWIMRAVGAFFSSIAHVIGAGVRRIGADARELDPAHRRDGTALVLLILALLSGAAGWFHGGGPVSAWVYFGFAFVIGLLAKAVPVALAAFAVVLMRRPQDGQMRGRISIGLGAICVGLAGIVHIARGTPSIKGTSTGWSSTIDAGGALGWAVGTPLNAGLTPWLAIPVLVLVVVFGVLVATATPVSQIGARIRSGVDEPQQLEPESDDEGLVFAQGVDPHDGTGEVASTPVRRRRWWRGRRDQHGPATSDAAATGFAGDEAFVKAAVVEAPTAVADGATASSPLTAMSRAEEDATQVYDLDDDPIDPAAVPRDPQDSLSQAAATTRIVQDANSTSVVVTHGETEASSLIDPAPPEPRGVPAGEQPVFGGDVVYELPSTSLLVAGPPHKARSAANDRVVEALTGVFEQFNIDAKVTGFSRGPTVTRYEVEVGNAVKVERVTALEKNIAYAVASADVRIHSPIPGKSAIGIEIPNTDRETVVLGDVLRSAPARRTDHPMVIGVGKDVEGGYVVANLAKMPHILVAGATGAGKSSFINSMIVSVMIRATPDQVRMILVDPKRVELTIYNGIPHLITPIITNPKKAAEALEWVVSEMDARYDDLATFGFKHIDDFNAAVRSGKVKPLPGSERKIAPYPYLLVVVDELADLMMVAPRDVEASIQRITQLARAAGIHLVLATQRPSVDVVTGLIKANVPSRLAFATSSATDSRVVLDQVGAEKLIGQGDALFLPMGESKPRRVQGAWVSESEIHEVVDHVKKQLKPVYRQDIAVAAAKKVVEEDIGDDLDVLLQAAELVVTTQFGSTSMLQRKLRVGFAKAGRLMDLLESREIVGPSEGSKAREVLVSPEQLPSVLASLRGEPDPAPADDPNDQVFDGQTLEEEHASEDAWELTGRQ; via the coding sequence ATGGCATCCTCGTCTAGCACGCGCAACCCAAGGAAGGGCTCCGCCGCGCCCAAGGCGCCCGCCGCGGGAGCTAAGAGGGCCGCAAGCGCAGCCAAAATCCCGGCGCAGCAGGCCCCCACCGGCCAAGACCAGCACCGCGCACCGTGGATTATGCGGGCGGTGGGCGCGTTCTTTTCTTCGATCGCTCACGTCATCGGCGCGGGCGTGCGCCGGATCGGGGCAGACGCCCGCGAACTGGATCCCGCACACCGACGAGACGGAACCGCTCTGGTGCTCTTGATCCTGGCGCTCCTGAGCGGTGCCGCGGGTTGGTTCCACGGGGGAGGCCCGGTCTCGGCCTGGGTCTATTTCGGATTCGCTTTCGTCATTGGACTGCTCGCGAAAGCCGTGCCCGTAGCGCTGGCGGCATTCGCCGTCGTGCTGATGCGGCGCCCCCAAGACGGGCAGATGCGTGGCCGGATCTCCATCGGGTTAGGTGCGATCTGCGTTGGGCTAGCCGGGATCGTGCACATAGCTCGCGGGACGCCGTCGATCAAGGGAACCTCCACCGGATGGAGCAGCACCATCGACGCTGGTGGCGCACTCGGGTGGGCGGTCGGAACTCCGCTCAATGCCGGCCTGACGCCCTGGCTCGCCATTCCCGTTCTGGTGCTCGTCGTCGTATTCGGGGTGCTGGTGGCGACGGCAACGCCGGTTTCCCAGATCGGAGCCCGTATTCGCTCCGGGGTCGATGAACCGCAACAGCTAGAGCCCGAAAGTGACGATGAGGGACTCGTTTTCGCGCAGGGCGTCGATCCGCACGACGGGACCGGTGAAGTCGCCTCCACCCCGGTCAGGCGCCGGCGATGGTGGCGCGGGCGCCGTGATCAGCATGGCCCCGCCACTTCCGACGCTGCCGCCACAGGTTTTGCCGGAGACGAGGCTTTCGTCAAGGCCGCCGTGGTCGAAGCGCCGACCGCCGTGGCGGATGGCGCTACCGCGTCCTCACCTTTGACCGCGATGAGCCGCGCGGAAGAAGACGCCACCCAGGTCTACGACCTCGATGACGACCCCATCGACCCCGCCGCGGTCCCACGCGACCCGCAAGACTCGCTGTCGCAAGCGGCTGCGACCACTCGGATTGTCCAGGATGCGAACTCGACATCTGTAGTCGTTACCCACGGGGAGACGGAGGCCTCGTCCTTAATCGACCCCGCGCCGCCGGAGCCCCGCGGGGTACCCGCGGGCGAGCAACCGGTGTTCGGCGGGGACGTTGTCTACGAACTGCCATCGACCTCTCTGCTGGTGGCGGGGCCACCGCACAAGGCGCGTTCGGCGGCGAATGACCGCGTCGTCGAGGCGCTCACGGGTGTCTTTGAGCAGTTCAATATCGATGCGAAAGTGACCGGTTTTAGCCGCGGGCCGACGGTTACTCGTTACGAGGTCGAGGTCGGCAACGCGGTCAAGGTCGAACGCGTCACCGCGCTGGAAAAGAACATCGCGTACGCCGTGGCGAGCGCGGACGTCCGCATACATTCGCCCATACCCGGCAAGTCCGCGATCGGCATCGAGATCCCCAACACCGATAGAGAGACGGTTGTGCTGGGCGATGTTCTGCGATCGGCGCCCGCGCGGCGAACCGACCACCCCATGGTCATCGGCGTGGGAAAGGACGTCGAGGGTGGCTACGTCGTGGCCAACCTGGCCAAGATGCCCCACATCCTGGTGGCGGGGGCCACCGGTGCCGGAAAATCGAGCTTCATCAACTCGATGATTGTCTCGGTGATGATCAGGGCGACCCCGGACCAGGTGAGAATGATCCTGGTCGACCCCAAGCGCGTCGAATTGACCATCTACAACGGCATTCCCCACCTGATTACGCCTATCATCACCAATCCGAAGAAGGCCGCGGAGGCCCTGGAGTGGGTCGTCAGTGAGATGGACGCCCGCTACGACGACCTCGCAACCTTCGGGTTCAAGCACATCGATGATTTCAATGCCGCCGTGCGGTCCGGGAAGGTCAAACCGCTGCCGGGCTCCGAACGAAAAATCGCCCCGTACCCCTATCTGCTGGTTGTGGTGGACGAGTTGGCCGACCTCATGATGGTTGCCCCCCGCGATGTCGAGGCGTCCATTCAGCGCATCACGCAGCTTGCGCGTGCCGCGGGCATTCACCTGGTGCTCGCAACGCAGCGACCGAGCGTGGACGTCGTGACAGGTCTGATCAAGGCAAATGTGCCCTCGCGGCTCGCTTTTGCGACGTCGTCGGCGACGGATTCGCGGGTCGTTCTCGACCAAGTCGGGGCGGAAAAGCTCATCGGGCAGGGTGATGCGTTGTTCCTGCCGATGGGAGAGTCGAAGCCCCGCCGCGTGCAGGGAGCCTGGGTCAGCGAATCCGAGATACACGAGGTCGTAGACCACGTCAAGAAGCAGCTCAAGCCGGTTTACCGCCAGGACATCGCTGTTGCCGCGGCGAAGAAGGTCGTCGAGGAGGACATCGGTGACGACCTGGACGTGTTGCTGCAGGCAGCGGAATTGGTGGTAACCACGCAGTTTGGGTCGACATCGATGCTGCAACGAAAGCTGCGTGTGGGCTTCGCCAAGGCGGGCAGGCTCATGGACCTGCTGGAATCCCGCGAGATCGTCGGGCCCTCCGAAGGATCGAAGGCCCGCGAGGTTCTGGTGAGCCCGGAACAGCTGCCCAGCGTGTTGGCTTCGCTGCGGGGGGAGCCCGACCCGGCGCCCGCTGACGATCCGAATGACCAGGTCTTCGACGGGCAGACGCTCGAAGAGGAACACGCCTCCGAGGACGCGTGGGAGCTGACCGGGCGGCAGTAA
- a CDS encoding CapA family protein yields the protein MSTLTLALLVFAVAFAGSSVAAGGWPLRKASGHDVAESTSAPAPNTQTSPASSTSEPANEPQTPATVTPDQVESEPARFTILAAGDVLIHGPVMSSARSGSSYNFSPLLAGIDEWVQGADLALCHMETPVAPAGTQPSGYPMFGAPKQIVKALAKQGWDGCSTSSNHSVDRGFAGIQATIDAFKANGLGYTGTATSKKEQQTPQRYVLERGGQTIHVSHIGATYGTNGLPVPAGKPWSVNIIDTDAIIEQARRERENGADLVLVSLHFGQEYRVAPTEQQLTVTQELAKSQQVDLVIGHHAHIPQPMTKLAGGPGGNGMWVAYGLGNMLSNQDASCCVAGTESGLMMVADVTKPVDGPAEVTQIRWHGITVDKGGKHHVYPFTKKNSAVGTLSSATLKQREQRVATEVGDDVAEIQKPPTATGEPPAVEERTQAK from the coding sequence TTGTCAACACTCACCCTTGCGCTGCTTGTTTTCGCGGTGGCATTTGCGGGGAGTTCGGTAGCCGCGGGCGGCTGGCCCCTGCGCAAGGCGTCCGGCCACGACGTCGCAGAATCGACGAGCGCCCCCGCGCCCAACACCCAGACCTCCCCCGCTTCATCGACGAGTGAGCCCGCGAATGAGCCCCAAACCCCGGCAACGGTGACTCCGGACCAAGTTGAGAGCGAACCGGCGCGCTTCACCATCCTCGCCGCCGGAGACGTACTGATTCACGGCCCGGTCATGTCCTCGGCCCGGTCGGGAAGCTCGTACAATTTTTCGCCCCTGCTTGCGGGCATCGACGAGTGGGTCCAGGGAGCGGATCTTGCCTTGTGCCACATGGAAACCCCCGTTGCTCCAGCGGGGACCCAGCCGTCCGGGTATCCGATGTTCGGTGCGCCGAAGCAGATCGTTAAGGCGCTGGCCAAGCAGGGGTGGGACGGCTGCTCGACGTCGTCGAATCACTCGGTCGACCGCGGGTTCGCGGGGATCCAGGCCACGATCGACGCCTTCAAGGCAAACGGCTTGGGCTACACCGGCACCGCCACGAGCAAGAAGGAACAGCAGACTCCCCAGCGCTACGTGCTGGAACGCGGCGGCCAGACCATCCACGTATCGCACATTGGCGCCACTTACGGCACGAACGGCCTGCCGGTGCCTGCCGGCAAGCCCTGGTCGGTGAACATCATCGACACCGACGCCATCATCGAACAGGCAAGACGCGAACGCGAGAACGGTGCCGATCTTGTCCTCGTCAGTTTGCACTTCGGGCAGGAATACCGGGTGGCCCCGACCGAGCAACAATTAACGGTCACCCAAGAATTGGCGAAGTCACAGCAGGTTGACCTGGTTATCGGGCATCACGCCCACATTCCCCAACCCATGACAAAACTCGCCGGCGGCCCGGGCGGCAACGGCATGTGGGTTGCCTACGGGCTCGGCAATATGCTCTCGAATCAGGATGCGTCGTGTTGCGTGGCCGGGACCGAATCGGGGCTCATGATGGTCGCCGATGTGACCAAGCCAGTCGATGGACCCGCCGAGGTGACGCAGATTCGTTGGCACGGTATCACCGTCGATAAGGGCGGTAAGCATCATGTCTACCCGTTCACCAAAAAGAACTCCGCGGTCGGTACGCTGAGCTCGGCGACGTTGAAACAACGCGAACAGCGGGTTGCAACCGAGGTCGGCGACGACGTGGCGGAAATCCAGAAGCCGCCGACGGCCACGGGTGAGCCGCCGGCGGTGGAAGAGCGCACGCAGGCCAAGTGA
- the pgsA gene encoding CDP-diacylglycerol--glycerol-3-phosphate 3-phosphatidyltransferase codes for MSATNREASQWNLANFVTLVRIVLAPVLGLVLFAFVGPHDSLVRWSAAVLFLATALTDRLDGHLARSRNMVTDLGKILDPIADKLLIGVALCSLSIIGDVWWWVTIVVLARELGITLVRVALLRVEVMAASWGGKIKTALQVVAITLCLLPLWTLPTWVAATAHVLLGAAVAVTIGTGLQYLVSAWWIVRRKRRNG; via the coding sequence GTGAGCGCGACGAACCGGGAAGCCAGTCAGTGGAATCTCGCCAACTTCGTTACGCTCGTTAGGATCGTTCTCGCGCCCGTACTCGGGCTGGTGCTCTTTGCCTTTGTGGGTCCGCACGATTCGTTAGTGCGGTGGAGCGCCGCGGTGCTGTTTCTTGCCACGGCGCTGACGGACAGGCTCGATGGGCACCTCGCCCGGAGCCGAAACATGGTGACGGATCTGGGGAAGATCCTCGATCCCATCGCCGATAAGCTGCTCATCGGCGTCGCCTTGTGTTCGCTGTCGATCATCGGCGACGTGTGGTGGTGGGTCACGATCGTCGTGCTCGCCCGCGAACTGGGTATCACCCTGGTGCGCGTGGCCCTTCTCCGCGTGGAGGTGATGGCCGCATCATGGGGTGGCAAAATCAAGACCGCGCTGCAGGTGGTGGCGATCACGTTGTGCCTCTTGCCGCTGTGGACGCTGCCGACTTGGGTGGCCGCAACGGCCCATGTGCTGCTCGGCGCGGCGGTGGCCGTAACGATTGGAACCGGATTGCAGTACCTTGTTTCCGCCTGGTGGATTGTTCGTCGCAAGCGCCGCAATGGCTGA